A region of Pseudarthrobacter sp. NIBRBAC000502770 DNA encodes the following proteins:
- a CDS encoding fumarylacetoacetate hydrolase family protein — translation MKLLTLRLPAGTGNGKSTTAVRQDGGTLTEIPGFSDVGALLQDPNWETTAKAANGATHPLDGADIAPVVPSPGKIICVGHNYRNHIKEMGREVPEYPTLFAKYAESLIGPNDDLALPQESDTVDWEAELAVVIGKAGRRIPEAEAAGHIAGYSVLNDVSMRDYQFRTIQWLQGKTWEKSTPFGPALVTKDEFTAGPLMTSAVDGEVQQSTPTSDLVFTPEFLVSYISTIITLNPGDVIATGTPGGVGHAQDPKRYLQEGQVLVTTIEGLGQLTNRVVKEA, via the coding sequence ATGAAACTCCTCACCCTCCGCCTCCCCGCCGGCACCGGCAACGGCAAGAGCACGACGGCGGTCCGCCAGGACGGCGGCACCCTCACCGAAATCCCGGGGTTCTCCGACGTCGGGGCCCTGCTGCAGGACCCCAATTGGGAAACCACCGCGAAGGCGGCCAACGGCGCCACGCACCCTTTGGACGGTGCCGACATCGCCCCCGTCGTGCCTTCCCCCGGCAAGATCATCTGCGTGGGCCACAACTACCGCAACCACATCAAGGAAATGGGCCGGGAAGTTCCGGAGTACCCCACCCTGTTCGCCAAGTACGCCGAGTCGCTGATCGGTCCCAACGACGACCTGGCCCTGCCGCAGGAATCGGACACCGTGGACTGGGAAGCCGAACTCGCCGTCGTCATTGGCAAGGCCGGCCGCCGCATCCCCGAAGCCGAAGCCGCTGGGCACATCGCCGGTTACTCAGTGCTCAACGACGTCTCCATGCGCGACTACCAGTTCCGCACCATCCAGTGGCTGCAGGGCAAGACCTGGGAAAAGTCCACCCCGTTCGGACCCGCCCTGGTCACCAAGGACGAGTTCACCGCGGGCCCGCTGATGACCTCCGCCGTGGACGGTGAAGTCCAGCAGTCCACCCCCACCTCGGACCTGGTGTTCACCCCGGAGTTCCTGGTCTCCTACATCTCCACCATCATCACCCTGAACCCGGGCGACGTGATCGCCACCGGCACCCCCGGCGGCGTGGGCCACGCCCAGGACCCCAAGCGCTACCTGCAGGAAGGCCAGGTCCTGGTCACCACCATCGAGGGCCTGGGCCAGCTGACCAACCGCGTGGTCAAGGAAGCCTGA
- a CDS encoding LLM class flavin-dependent oxidoreductase produces MDFGIFTFGELSRNGQTGLAQSPHQRLEEIIGLAKLADQAGISFLGLGEHHRSDFALSAPEMVLAAVARETTNLRLGTAVTVLSTQDPVRLFEQFATLDLISGGRAEIIAGRGAFIESYPLFGYDTADYDALFDEKLRMLLELRDNATLEWQGTLTQSIPGMDIAPRPLQEKLPVWVGVGGTPASFARAGRLGLPLFVALLSGPERFRRLVELYRHTAAEAGHDASALQVGAGGHFYVAPTSQQARDTFYPYYRAYFEQNMPRPVDHFPRSTFDDWSEPGGGLLVGSPQQVVEKILAIHEALGTSRYMAQIGLGGLPFAEKARSIELLATEIMPAVNREIGAPATA; encoded by the coding sequence ATGGACTTTGGCATTTTTACTTTTGGCGAACTGTCGCGCAACGGACAAACCGGGCTGGCCCAGTCGCCGCACCAGCGGCTGGAAGAGATCATTGGGCTGGCCAAGCTGGCCGACCAGGCGGGCATCAGCTTCCTGGGCCTGGGCGAGCACCACCGCAGCGACTTCGCCTTGTCCGCCCCCGAAATGGTGCTGGCCGCAGTTGCCCGCGAGACCACCAACCTGAGGCTGGGCACTGCCGTCACTGTGCTCTCCACCCAGGACCCGGTGCGGCTCTTCGAACAGTTCGCCACCCTGGACCTCATATCCGGCGGCCGCGCCGAGATCATCGCCGGGCGCGGAGCGTTCATCGAGTCGTACCCGCTGTTCGGCTACGATACCGCGGATTACGACGCCCTCTTCGACGAAAAGCTGCGCATGCTGCTGGAGCTGCGGGACAACGCCACCCTGGAGTGGCAGGGAACATTGACCCAAAGCATCCCCGGCATGGACATTGCCCCCCGGCCGCTGCAGGAAAAGCTTCCCGTCTGGGTGGGGGTGGGCGGGACGCCGGCGAGTTTCGCCCGTGCCGGACGCCTGGGCCTGCCGTTGTTTGTTGCACTGCTGTCCGGACCCGAGCGGTTCCGCCGCCTGGTGGAGCTGTACCGGCACACCGCGGCCGAGGCCGGGCATGACGCCTCCGCCCTTCAGGTGGGTGCCGGCGGCCACTTCTACGTGGCGCCCACCTCCCAGCAGGCACGCGATACCTTCTATCCCTATTACCGGGCCTATTTCGAACAGAACATGCCCCGGCCGGTGGACCACTTCCCGCGCTCAACCTTCGATGACTGGTCCGAACCCGGCGGCGGCCTGCTGGTGGGGAGCCCGCAGCAGGTGGTGGAGAAGATCCTGGCCATCCACGAGGCGCTGGGAACCAGCCGGTACATGGCCCAGATCGGACTGGGCGGGCTGCCGTTTGCCGAGAAGGCGCGTTCCATCGAGCTGCTCGCCACCGAGATCATGCCCGCCGTCAACCGGGAAATCGGGGCCCCGGCCACTGCCTGA
- a CDS encoding aromatic acid/H+ symport family MFS transporter, translating into MNHTSSAAAPQRMAAPAPGAGLSGFPRRSVIAVLVCWLLVVFDGYDLIVYGTVQGSLISDTGWGLTKATAGTIGSMAFIGMMIGAVFAGRMSDTWGRRRTIIGCAVVFSLFTILCAFAPNAPVFGGLRLLAGIGLGGLVPSANALVAELVPEKWRSTIATLMMSGVPIGGSIAALVGIPLIPAFGWPVMFLVAVVALVVVIPLGIRYLPETLAPDHKRGARGGAAKEAVGFGSLLRAPYLGTSLLFAVGTLVTLFAWYGLGTWLPNLMQLAGYNLGSALTFALALNLGAVAGSVLTAWAGTRFGPIPTAIAAAAMAAVGLLVLVTGPPVAVVYLMLVLAGVGTHGTQCLIIAAVASHYPAHLRGTALGWALGVGRIGAVAAPQAGGLLLAAGLGVNSNFLAFAGAAAAAAVLLAAVGTKIKKSTAVGVSNV; encoded by the coding sequence ATGAATCACACATCTTCCGCTGCAGCGCCGCAGCGCATGGCCGCCCCCGCCCCGGGCGCAGGCCTTTCCGGGTTTCCCCGGCGTTCCGTGATCGCCGTCCTGGTGTGCTGGCTGCTGGTCGTTTTCGACGGCTATGACCTGATCGTCTATGGCACCGTCCAGGGCTCGCTCATCAGCGACACCGGCTGGGGCCTGACCAAGGCCACCGCCGGCACCATCGGCTCGATGGCCTTCATCGGCATGATGATCGGGGCGGTCTTCGCCGGCCGCATGTCCGATACCTGGGGCCGACGGCGCACCATCATCGGCTGCGCCGTCGTCTTCTCCCTCTTCACCATCCTCTGCGCTTTCGCGCCCAACGCCCCGGTCTTCGGCGGCCTGCGGCTCCTGGCAGGCATTGGCCTGGGCGGCCTGGTTCCCTCGGCCAACGCCCTGGTGGCAGAGCTGGTCCCCGAAAAGTGGCGGTCCACCATCGCCACCCTGATGATGTCCGGCGTTCCCATCGGCGGTTCCATCGCCGCCCTCGTCGGCATTCCGCTGATCCCGGCCTTCGGCTGGCCAGTCATGTTCCTGGTGGCCGTCGTCGCCCTGGTGGTGGTTATCCCGCTGGGCATCCGCTACCTGCCGGAGACGCTGGCGCCGGACCACAAGCGCGGAGCCCGGGGCGGTGCCGCCAAGGAAGCCGTCGGATTCGGGTCCCTGCTCCGCGCGCCCTACCTCGGCACCAGCCTGCTGTTCGCCGTCGGCACCCTGGTGACCCTCTTCGCCTGGTACGGGCTGGGCACCTGGCTGCCCAACCTCATGCAGCTGGCAGGCTACAACCTCGGGTCCGCCCTGACGTTCGCCCTGGCCCTCAACCTCGGCGCGGTGGCGGGTTCGGTGCTCACCGCCTGGGCGGGCACCCGGTTCGGCCCCATCCCCACCGCCATCGCGGCAGCGGCCATGGCCGCCGTCGGATTGCTGGTCCTGGTCACCGGGCCGCCCGTCGCCGTCGTCTACCTCATGCTGGTGCTTGCCGGCGTGGGCACGCACGGCACCCAGTGCCTGATCATCGCCGCCGTGGCAAGCCACTACCCGGCACACCTGCGCGGCACCGCCCTTGGCTGGGCGCTTGGCGTGGGCCGGATCGGGGCCGTGGCAGCGCCCCAGGCCGGCGGGCTCCTGCTCGCAGCGGGCCTGGGCGTCAACTCGAACTTCCTGGCATTTGCCGGAGCAGCCGCAGCAGCAGCAGTCCTGCTCGCAGCCGTCGGTACCAAAATCAAGAAATCAACAGCAGTAGGAGTTTCCAATGTCTAA
- a CDS encoding maleylpyruvate isomerase family mycothiol-dependent enzyme, protein MVARHDQATDPVLLDGLLQARRGTAFFARKLNELSDAELDGDSLLPGWTRRHVVAHVGYNARAIARLVEWAATGVETPMYPSVEVRNHEIDFGATLSPIALRNLFDHSAVHLNVEWRDLPADNWHHKVKTVQGRTVPAEETVWMRTREVWVHAVDLDNGATFKDIPAPVLERLLTDITGAWHPRGTDKDLVVEVTGQPSALIFGDTSSASPTVVSGSLAAIAQWATGRGTDGTTAQRPATEGGDGGSVTPAPPAPAWI, encoded by the coding sequence ATGGTTGCCCGGCACGACCAGGCCACCGATCCCGTCCTGCTCGACGGGCTCCTGCAGGCCCGGCGCGGCACCGCGTTCTTCGCCCGCAAGCTCAACGAGCTTTCCGACGCGGAACTGGACGGGGACTCGCTCCTGCCGGGCTGGACCCGCCGCCACGTTGTAGCCCACGTGGGCTACAACGCGCGGGCCATCGCCCGGCTGGTCGAGTGGGCAGCCACCGGGGTGGAAACACCGATGTACCCGTCCGTTGAGGTCCGCAACCACGAGATCGACTTCGGCGCGACGCTGTCCCCGATCGCCCTGCGCAACCTGTTCGACCACTCCGCCGTGCACCTGAACGTCGAATGGCGCGACCTGCCCGCCGACAACTGGCACCACAAGGTCAAAACCGTCCAGGGCAGGACCGTCCCGGCCGAAGAGACCGTGTGGATGCGCACCCGGGAAGTGTGGGTGCACGCCGTGGACCTGGACAACGGGGCCACGTTCAAGGACATCCCCGCCCCCGTCCTGGAACGGCTCCTGACGGACATCACCGGCGCCTGGCACCCCCGCGGCACGGACAAGGACCTCGTGGTCGAGGTCACCGGGCAGCCGTCCGCGCTCATCTTCGGGGACACGTCATCCGCTTCCCCCACCGTGGTGTCCGGCTCCCTGGCCGCCATCGCGCAGTGGGCCACCGGCCGCGGCACGGACGGCACGACGGCACAGCGTCCAGCAACGGAAGGCGGCGACGGCGGATCGGTCACCCCCGCGCCCCCGGCACCCGCCTGGATCTAG
- a CDS encoding ABC transporter substrate-binding protein gives MRFKSTTGLAAIVTAAALALTGCGSSSGNGGGSTSSDGKVDGTGKTLSVLVNVSSQYPEQQKQWQSDIAAKFKAETGADVKFETFASANDELTRIQTSVVSGQGPDVYSLGTTFTPTAYATKAFVTLSDDDWKKVGGKDRFNPATLGISGPDKDHLAGIPFVSRPFVMAYNKDLLAAAGIDKPATNWDDLAAQAKKMTKDGTYGIATGYKDSFDPWKFIWAMSVQAGNPLVDGNKLKMDDPTVKKAYETYFGWLTNDKVVDPASIGWSNSNAVAAFASGKAGYLMMTTSSSIPTLDKSTVAGKYEYALMPTIAPGQTQSKSDGDAASILSGDNLVVADYSKQKDLAFAYIKLITSKDEQLNYQKVFGDLPANAEALATLTDAKLKPLADAAAKSKATPFTGAWGDIQLGLLNVTVQSIPDLAAGKVDESALDSRIKDAQNKGQASLDRASKG, from the coding sequence ATGAGGTTTAAATCGACTACTGGGCTTGCGGCGATAGTCACGGCTGCCGCGCTCGCCTTGACCGGGTGTGGATCGAGCTCCGGCAACGGGGGCGGCTCAACCAGCTCGGACGGCAAAGTGGACGGCACCGGGAAGACGCTGAGCGTCCTGGTGAACGTTTCCAGCCAATACCCGGAACAGCAGAAGCAGTGGCAGTCCGATATTGCCGCGAAGTTCAAGGCCGAGACCGGCGCCGACGTGAAGTTCGAAACCTTCGCTTCGGCCAACGATGAACTCACGCGCATCCAAACGTCCGTGGTCTCGGGCCAGGGCCCGGACGTCTACAGCCTCGGAACCACGTTCACCCCCACGGCATATGCCACCAAGGCCTTCGTGACCCTCTCCGACGACGACTGGAAGAAGGTGGGCGGCAAGGACCGCTTCAACCCGGCAACCCTGGGAATTTCCGGACCGGACAAGGACCACCTTGCCGGCATCCCGTTCGTCAGCCGGCCGTTCGTCATGGCGTACAACAAGGACCTGCTGGCTGCGGCGGGCATCGACAAACCTGCCACCAACTGGGATGACCTGGCTGCCCAGGCGAAGAAGATGACCAAGGACGGCACCTACGGCATCGCCACGGGATACAAGGACAGCTTTGATCCCTGGAAGTTCATCTGGGCCATGTCCGTCCAGGCAGGCAACCCGCTGGTGGACGGCAACAAGCTGAAAATGGACGACCCCACGGTCAAGAAGGCCTACGAAACGTACTTCGGCTGGCTCACCAACGACAAAGTGGTTGACCCCGCATCCATTGGCTGGAGCAATAGCAACGCCGTGGCCGCCTTTGCCAGCGGCAAGGCCGGGTACCTGATGATGACCACGTCCAGCTCGATTCCCACCCTGGACAAGTCAACCGTCGCCGGCAAGTACGAGTACGCCCTGATGCCTACGATCGCTCCGGGCCAGACCCAGTCCAAGTCCGACGGCGACGCCGCCAGCATCCTGTCCGGCGACAACCTGGTGGTGGCCGATTACTCCAAGCAGAAGGACCTGGCCTTCGCCTACATCAAGCTGATCACCTCCAAGGACGAACAGCTGAACTACCAGAAGGTCTTCGGCGACCTCCCGGCCAACGCGGAGGCCCTCGCCACCCTGACCGATGCCAAGCTCAAGCCGCTGGCCGATGCCGCCGCCAAGTCCAAGGCCACCCCGTTCACGGGCGCCTGGGGCGACATCCAGCTGGGCCTGCTCAACGTCACTGTCCAGTCGATCCCGGACCTGGCCGCCGGCAAGGTGGACGAATCCGCGCTCGACTCCCGAATCAAAGATGCCCAAAACAAGGGCCAGGCTTCCCTGGACCGGGCCTCCAAAGGATAA
- a CDS encoding IclR family transcriptional regulator, protein MQNLPARRKPTYAIEAVDNALQLLQLLRDVGSLRLKDAAAELGVAPSTAHRLLAMLVYRGFAVQDETRRYVPGPAMGAGPAGFSWTRQLRDISRPHMEVLCARTNETVNLMIRVGTKVRFLDTVESSNILRVGDRQGTLLPAHKASGGKAILAELDPAMVEQLFRGPNAELAGDYISDAEYPAFLRELESVRTNGFAANFEGTEEGISAFGMALHNGRGMVVGALSVATPVARFRPLFDAGLVGVMMETRRQLELDIAANPVDGAGSS, encoded by the coding sequence ATGCAGAATCTTCCGGCCCGGCGGAAGCCTACCTACGCCATCGAGGCAGTGGACAACGCCCTGCAACTCCTGCAGCTCCTGCGGGACGTGGGCAGCCTGCGGCTCAAGGACGCTGCGGCGGAACTAGGCGTGGCCCCGTCCACGGCCCACCGCCTGCTGGCCATGCTGGTGTACCGCGGGTTTGCCGTCCAGGATGAGACGCGCCGCTACGTGCCGGGCCCGGCCATGGGCGCCGGGCCTGCCGGGTTCAGCTGGACCCGGCAGCTCCGCGACATCTCCCGGCCCCATATGGAAGTGCTTTGCGCGCGGACCAACGAGACCGTCAACCTGATGATCCGGGTGGGCACCAAGGTCCGCTTCCTGGACACCGTGGAAAGTTCGAACATCCTGCGCGTGGGTGACCGGCAGGGGACCTTGCTTCCGGCCCATAAGGCCTCCGGCGGCAAGGCCATCCTGGCGGAACTGGATCCCGCCATGGTGGAGCAGCTGTTCCGCGGGCCCAACGCGGAGCTCGCCGGCGACTACATCTCCGACGCCGAGTACCCGGCGTTCCTGCGTGAGCTTGAGTCCGTGCGCACCAACGGCTTCGCCGCCAACTTCGAGGGCACGGAGGAGGGTATCAGTGCCTTTGGGATGGCGCTGCACAACGGCAGGGGCATGGTGGTGGGCGCCTTGAGCGTGGCGACTCCGGTGGCCAGGTTCCGGCCGCTGTTCGACGCCGGACTGGTGGGCGTCATGATGGAAACCCGCCGCCAGCTGGAGCTGGATATCGCAGCCAATCCGGTGGACGGAGCGGGAAGCAGCTGA
- a CDS encoding FAD-dependent oxidoreductase translates to MSNLKASTDVLVVGGGMAGLAGALALRENGADVTLVEVAPAFGEVGAGLQMAPNASRVLKRWGLLEKALEIGVQPKHLVFRDAITGEELTRQTLGGEFEERYGAPYVVIHRSDLHRILLEACQEAGVTLVNDVLVQKVETDGDRARAYTAKGEVFEADAILAADGLKSTLRATVASDGPVNSAYVAYRGTVPITEETPAADLEDVIVYLGPNCHLVQYPLRKGQLLNTVAVFKSPSFERGEEQYGGVDELQAAYKDCVPAVQEALKNLATGIRWPMYDRNPIATWVSGRMALIGDAAHPMLQYLAQGACQALEDAAVLQDAASNRVFTAEGIDAGAWEDAFREFNETRAARTARVQRTARIWGESWHVDGVARVLRNMLFKSRGDNNFQYNDWLYGRNEPGAPAEVPAGAKLVEA, encoded by the coding sequence ATGTCTAACCTCAAAGCGTCCACCGACGTCCTGGTAGTTGGCGGCGGCATGGCCGGACTTGCCGGAGCGCTGGCGCTTCGCGAAAACGGTGCCGATGTCACCCTGGTTGAAGTGGCACCCGCCTTCGGTGAAGTCGGCGCCGGCCTGCAGATGGCGCCCAACGCCTCCCGCGTCCTCAAGCGCTGGGGCCTGCTGGAGAAGGCACTGGAAATCGGCGTCCAGCCCAAGCACCTGGTGTTCCGCGACGCCATCACCGGCGAGGAACTCACCCGCCAGACCCTGGGCGGCGAGTTCGAGGAACGCTACGGCGCCCCTTACGTGGTGATCCACCGCAGCGACCTGCACCGGATCCTGCTCGAAGCCTGCCAGGAAGCCGGCGTCACCCTGGTGAACGACGTCCTGGTGCAGAAGGTGGAGACCGACGGCGACCGGGCCCGCGCCTACACCGCCAAGGGCGAGGTGTTCGAGGCTGACGCCATCCTGGCAGCGGACGGGCTGAAGTCCACCCTGCGCGCCACCGTTGCCAGCGACGGCCCGGTCAACTCCGCCTACGTGGCGTACCGCGGCACCGTGCCCATCACCGAGGAAACCCCTGCGGCGGACCTGGAGGACGTCATCGTCTACCTTGGCCCGAACTGCCACCTGGTCCAGTACCCGCTCCGCAAGGGCCAGCTGCTCAACACCGTGGCAGTGTTCAAGTCCCCGTCGTTCGAGCGCGGCGAAGAGCAGTACGGCGGCGTGGACGAACTCCAGGCAGCCTACAAGGACTGCGTCCCCGCCGTGCAGGAAGCCCTGAAGAACCTGGCCACCGGCATCCGCTGGCCCATGTACGACCGCAACCCGATCGCGACCTGGGTTTCCGGGCGCATGGCACTGATCGGCGATGCCGCCCACCCGATGCTGCAGTACCTGGCCCAGGGCGCCTGCCAGGCGCTGGAGGACGCTGCAGTGCTGCAGGACGCCGCCAGCAACCGCGTCTTCACGGCCGAAGGCATCGACGCCGGTGCGTGGGAGGACGCCTTCCGCGAGTTCAACGAAACCCGCGCAGCCCGCACCGCCCGCGTCCAGCGCACCGCCCGTATCTGGGGCGAGTCCTGGCACGTGGACGGCGTGGCACGCGTCCTGCGGAACATGCTGTTCAAGAGCCGCGGCGACAACAACTTCCAGTACAACGACTGGCTGTACGGCCGCAACGAGCCCGGTGCCCCGGCTGAGGTTCCGGCCGGAGCAAAGCTGGTGGAAGCCTAA
- a CDS encoding LacI family DNA-binding transcriptional regulator yields MADPATTASSVPASLDAGARRDRPPTIRDVAELAGVATSTVSRALARPDRVNPRTRARIEEAAAELNYVPSSQARGLSSGRTNAVAVLVPDITNPFYFDIIRGTQHQLKAAGVTQLLVDTEESSEMELDALHKMRKSADGFILAASRLTDAQLAEVSQSQPLVTFNRASTSAPTVMIDTPSAIIQALEHLASLGHHKVCYVAGPPTSWSNQMRWKVFEEDATKRGMEIHRIGPYTPKTTSGAAAADAAVRTGATACIVFNDLLAIGMLQRFKARGIRVPEDISIVGSDDIFGADFCNPPLTTISSPIEQAGRVAVSMLLAQLNPLSGSASRQLAVMPTHLTVRESTGPAPA; encoded by the coding sequence ATGGCAGACCCAGCAACCACGGCGTCGTCAGTCCCGGCAAGCCTTGACGCAGGCGCCCGGCGGGACCGCCCACCCACCATCCGGGACGTGGCGGAACTCGCCGGGGTGGCCACCTCCACCGTGTCGCGGGCCCTCGCGCGGCCCGACCGGGTCAACCCGCGGACCCGGGCCCGGATCGAGGAAGCGGCCGCGGAGCTCAATTACGTGCCCAGCTCCCAGGCCCGCGGCCTCAGTTCCGGACGAACCAATGCGGTGGCCGTCCTGGTACCCGACATCACCAACCCGTTCTATTTCGACATCATCCGCGGCACCCAGCACCAGCTCAAGGCGGCCGGGGTCACCCAGCTCCTGGTGGACACCGAGGAGTCCAGCGAGATGGAACTCGATGCCCTGCACAAGATGCGCAAGTCCGCGGACGGCTTCATCCTTGCCGCCTCACGCCTGACGGACGCCCAGCTTGCGGAGGTCTCGCAGTCGCAGCCCCTGGTGACGTTCAACCGCGCGTCCACCAGCGCACCGACGGTGATGATCGATACACCCTCGGCCATCATCCAGGCCCTTGAGCACCTGGCCTCGCTGGGCCACCACAAAGTCTGCTATGTGGCCGGACCGCCCACCTCCTGGTCCAACCAGATGCGGTGGAAGGTTTTCGAAGAGGACGCCACTAAGCGCGGCATGGAGATCCACCGGATCGGCCCCTACACCCCGAAGACGACGTCGGGGGCTGCTGCCGCTGATGCTGCAGTCAGGACGGGGGCAACAGCCTGCATCGTCTTTAATGACCTGCTTGCCATTGGCATGCTCCAGCGGTTCAAAGCACGGGGCATTCGGGTTCCGGAGGACATAAGCATCGTCGGGTCCGATGACATTTTCGGCGCGGACTTCTGCAATCCCCCACTGACCACCATTTCCAGCCCCATCGAGCAGGCGGGCAGGGTGGCGGTGTCCATGCTGCTGGCACAGCTCAACCCGCTGTCTGGAAGTGCCAGCCGGCAGCTCGCCGTCATGCCCACCCACCTGACTGTCAGGGAGTCAACGGGTCCGGCGCCTGCCTGA
- a CDS encoding alpha/beta hydrolase, with amino-acid sequence MHAPFAEPTVAWQSPDDPNRPLVVLLHGRGSDESGIIGLANHLPAGPSYAAVRAPIPAGGGFAWFANRGTGRPVAESLAQTMEWFRTWLEPIAPEGRPVILVGFSGGAAFAGGLLLADPQRFAGTAILYGTLPFDAGVPTSPDRLAGAPVFLAHGEADTVIPADLLGRTWDYLLGASGADTHARKDPGGHALTAETAAGLGAWISERA; translated from the coding sequence ATGCACGCACCGTTCGCCGAACCCACCGTCGCCTGGCAGAGCCCCGACGATCCCAACCGCCCGCTCGTGGTGCTGCTGCACGGGCGCGGATCGGATGAATCAGGAATCATCGGGCTGGCCAACCACCTTCCCGCAGGCCCCTCCTACGCGGCCGTCCGGGCACCGATCCCGGCAGGGGGCGGGTTCGCCTGGTTCGCGAACCGGGGGACGGGGCGGCCCGTGGCCGAGTCCCTGGCCCAGACAATGGAATGGTTCAGGACGTGGCTGGAGCCGATCGCCCCGGAAGGCCGGCCGGTGATCCTGGTTGGCTTCAGTGGCGGTGCGGCGTTCGCGGGCGGGTTGCTGCTGGCTGATCCGCAGCGTTTTGCGGGCACGGCCATCCTTTACGGGACGCTGCCGTTCGACGCAGGCGTCCCGACGTCCCCGGACCGGCTTGCCGGCGCCCCGGTGTTCCTGGCCCACGGTGAAGCCGACACCGTCATCCCGGCCGACCTGCTGGGCCGCACCTGGGACTACCTCCTGGGGGCCTCCGGTGCGGACACCCACGCCCGCAAGGACCCGGGCGGGCACGCCCTCACCGCGGAAACTGCCGCCGGGCTTGGTGCGTGGATCTCCGAACGGGCCTAG
- a CDS encoding cupin domain-containing protein — translation MSISAENQTHESVAQEHHVPEPTPEEAAQLEQLYKDFDKENLIPLWTEIADLMPMVPSPKAVPHVWRWNDLYPLAARAGDLVPVGRGGERRAIALANPGLAGTPYATPTLWAAIQYLGGRETAPEHRHSQNAFRFVVEGEGVWTVVNGDPVRMSRGDFLLTPGWNFHGHHNDTDEPMAWIDGLDIPFVHYADAGFFEFGTERVTDEATPDISRSERLWAHPGLRPLSGLDETTNSPIAAYRWKYTDAALREQLLLEDEGHPATVSQGHAAVRYTNPTTGGDVMPTIRAEFHRLRAGAWTETVREVGSSVWQVFEGTGTVTLNGETRVLAKGDLFVVPSWAAWSLQAESEFDLFRFSDAPIFERLNFNRTYIEGRTK, via the coding sequence GTGTCCATCAGCGCTGAAAACCAAACGCACGAATCCGTGGCGCAGGAACACCACGTTCCCGAGCCCACCCCGGAGGAGGCTGCGCAGCTTGAGCAGCTCTACAAGGATTTCGATAAGGAAAACCTGATTCCGCTGTGGACGGAGATCGCGGACCTGATGCCCATGGTCCCGTCCCCCAAGGCGGTACCGCACGTGTGGCGGTGGAACGACCTGTACCCGCTGGCCGCCCGCGCCGGGGACCTGGTGCCCGTGGGCCGGGGCGGGGAGCGCCGGGCGATCGCGCTGGCCAATCCTGGCCTGGCCGGCACCCCGTACGCCACCCCCACCCTCTGGGCCGCCATCCAGTACCTGGGCGGCCGCGAAACCGCCCCCGAGCACCGCCACTCGCAGAACGCCTTCCGCTTCGTCGTCGAAGGCGAGGGAGTGTGGACCGTGGTGAACGGTGACCCGGTCCGGATGTCCCGCGGCGACTTCCTGCTCACCCCGGGCTGGAACTTCCACGGCCACCACAACGACACCGATGAGCCCATGGCCTGGATCGATGGGCTGGACATCCCGTTCGTCCACTACGCCGATGCCGGGTTCTTCGAGTTCGGTACCGAGCGCGTCACGGACGAGGCCACCCCGGACATCTCCCGCTCCGAGCGGCTCTGGGCCCACCCGGGGCTGCGCCCGCTCTCCGGCCTGGATGAGACCACCAACTCCCCCATCGCCGCCTACCGGTGGAAGTACACCGACGCCGCCCTACGCGAACAACTCCTCCTCGAGGATGAAGGCCACCCCGCCACCGTGTCCCAGGGCCACGCCGCGGTCCGCTACACCAACCCCACCACCGGCGGGGATGTCATGCCCACCATCCGTGCCGAGTTCCACCGGCTGCGCGCCGGAGCCTGGACCGAGACCGTCCGCGAGGTGGGCTCCAGTGTCTGGCAGGTCTTCGAAGGCACCGGCACCGTGACCCTCAACGGCGAAACCAGGGTCCTGGCCAAGGGCGACCTGTTCGTAGTCCCGTCCTGGGCCGCCTGGTCACTGCAGGCCGAATCCGAGTTTGATTTGTTCCGGTTCAGCGACGCACCCATCTTTGAGCGCCTGAACTTCAACCGCACCTACATCGAAGGACGCACCAAGTAA